The sequence below is a genomic window from Clarias gariepinus isolate MV-2021 ecotype Netherlands unplaced genomic scaffold, CGAR_prim_01v2 scaffold_32, whole genome shotgun sequence.
TGTAAGTGTTTCCTGTTGGGTTTTCAGGAGGAATAAGGTGGTGAATCACTTCAGCATTATGCTGCAGCGCCGCCTGAAGGAGCAGGAACACGGTGAGGAAGACGAGGAGGAGGGAGAAAAGGGagcgaaaaaaaagaaaaagaagaaaaaaggtggCCAAGGAGGGGACCTGCGTATTCACGATTTAGACGATGATCTGGAGCTGAGCAGCGACAACAGCGAGAGCAGTGGAGGAGAAGGTACGAGACAGAGACGCTCACGTCTGAGTCTGGAAGCTCCGTCCAGATCTTCATCTCTCCGCtcactctctgtgtgtgtctgggtttTTGTTGCAGATGGAGAAGGTCGGTCGAAGAGTAAGAAGGAGGACAACTCAAAGGCAaaggggaagaaaaagaagaagaagaagggcaGTGACGCAGAGGGACATGAGGACAGTGATGACGGAGACTTTGAGGGTCTGGAAGTGGACTACATGTCTGATGAGAGCAGGTAGCACCACACTGTTGTGAAGAACACCGACATAaaggggtgccaatatttaATAACATGTCTGTTGTGCATCCTGAACTTTAGAAACATCTTGTTTAGTGTTAAAAAGTGAACAAAATGACCGGAAGCTTCCTGCTCTGATGTTTTGTTGCAGCTCTGAGGACGAGGAACCGGAGAAGGTGAAGCCCAGTAAAGGAGAGGACGTGcctaaaggtcagaggtcaaacaCATCCACACTCATCGGAAGGACATTTATATTACTGAAGCATCATTAAGTGTTCAAATTCATTCTGTTAGGAATCGATGAAGCGTCTGAGAGCGAGGAGGAGAGTGAGGAGGAGAACAAGAACGAGGACGAGGccaaggaggaggaagaggaggaagagggcaAGAAGACACCTGTACAGgtggagaagaaaaagaagaaaggtgCACAGCTTCACTCTTGTGTCTAAGACATCACAGTGATGTAAAAACACGCGTGAGAAGTAtcggactgtgaactctgttttgttgttcCAGACAGCAGCGGTGAGTCGGACACGTCTGAGGACAGCGACATCGAGGGAGAGACGGCGTCTGCGCTGTTCATGGCGGTAATGATTTACAACCAGTGCAGGAGTCTGAGAGAACCTGTGACCTGCAGGATTCTCACGCTTCTTCTCTTTATCTTCTGCAGAAGAAACGGACTCCTCCTAAACGCGCCGGCCGAGGTTCTGCTGGAAGTTCCAGAGCGGGAAGTCGTCCAGGAACGCCTTCCATCGACCACGCTGCCACCTCCAACACACTGCGCGCTGCTGCTACCAAACTGGAGCAgggtacacatacacacacacacacacaccttcacctTCTGTGACAATTCAGTAAAGATTGTAAATTACCTTTCAGTGTGTAATTAAGTTACTGTGGTGCAGAAGCTGATCTTGGGGACAtgagtgtttattattatgattattattgtttatgtttatcCTCAGGTAAGCGCCAGGCGGCGAGCAGCTCCGACACTCCGGCTGCCAAGCGGCTGAAGATGGAGCCGGCGTCTCAGAGTCCGTCTGGGAAAAGCACTCCGCAGCCAGCGTCTGGGAAATCCACCCCGAGCTCCAGGTACGTCTCACAGCGTCTCACACCGGCTCCACTGAGCTCCAGAACCAGCCACACATCAGGCACCGAGAGAAAGTTTACACAACCGGTCACATTTTCCACAGGTTTCACACTTgttttaaaatggattaaaatccTTTTACTTTagaaatctacacacacacacacacacacacacatctccacaGGGATGAAGTAAAAGCAAGATTTGGGAGTTTTTTCTTCATTTGAAACAATGAGTTCTGTTCTGTGTCCGTAAGtatgatttgttcttaagtcaaagtgagtcttatatgcctttgacacaaatatacaacgTAAAGCATACAGTCcgcttgactaaatctgtccccttttcccacactgccatcatgtgaccAAAAACCGTAACTGTATGTGAGCCTTTTTAGACATGTCTAAGGAGTCAGCTGACCTTGTTTAAACTCAACCTAGGAGGGAGGGACGTTAATGGTGTTTACTGCACACTTGAATGGaagccattttgtctcagagctgttttccactgtattggactatgaactctgttttgttgagaatTTTCTGAAGTTCggattatttaccatcaggacGGATTCATAGGACAGATATATTTTATCATCgcgctcccggactgattcattgaaacctgTGAGGCCGACTTATTTCTCCcccacgcgcgcgcacacacacacacacacacacacacacacacacacacacacacacacacacacacacacacacaacataccagactttagacatttcatacattcgtttgtgtttgtgtaaatcCATCGAGGCCTACCTGTACACTGACTAATCTCCCAGTCGCAAAAACACATCATGAGGAGCTTTTTCTCAAACCTCCAGCCGGGGGTCATGTGCCTGTTAGTgaggaatgactgctgtctggccgCTCTGTCGTACAGGCCTGATGGGCTTCTGGCAATCTCTCCATCTCCACAAGGGAACTCAGGATCTCATTTATACTGACGCTTAGGAAGTCTTGGTTCCCTCTCTGGCCGAGGCCCTTCATCCCCGATTCCCAGGATTAGGGTGAGGAGACGGTTCTGTGGTTGTTGTTCCAGATCTTTTCCACTTGAGAACGATCATGCTCTTCAACACTTTCAGTCTCCTTCACCAGATCTGTAGCTCGAAACAATCTTACAGGTTTACAGATCATTCTCTCGACCTCAtcctgaccacacacacacacaatctaccATGTGACTTTAGAGGTAGTTGCATGTCTTTCCTAATAGTGTCCAATTAAGAAAGACATGGTGATTTACTCTATGTCAAGgtgaatgtgaaaaataatgaacTGTGGAAAACTGTCCTTCAGCTGTTTATCATGACTGAGACTTCCTGTCTTTCTgctctacctgtctgtctctcagtgaTGTGCAGCTGACTGAGGAGGCCGTGCGAAGGTATCTGATCCGAAAGCCCATGACCACTAAAGACCTGCTGAAGAAGTTCCAGACCAAACGCACCGGACTGAGCAGCGAGCAGACAGTCAACGTCCTCGCTCAGATCCTTAAGAAGCTCAACCCCGAGAGGAAGAACATCAATGACAAGATGCACTTCTACCTGACGGAGTAACGAGACCGAGCTGCCGTAAGGGGCGGGGCCAAACGTTGAGTGCTTCATAACCACTTGTGATTGGGCAGGTGACTGGGTGGGCGGGGCCATGGGGTGAAGCTCCAAAGGATGCATGGGACTTTTTTCCCTGCTTAGTggaataaagtgtaataattctaaagataaaagaatgtgtgtgaatgttaaataaaagtttgttttttccagTAAAGTGTGATGAGTTTaataatcatacacacacatactgagaCTCATCTCCTGCTGTTTCAGCTTTAATCAGAAGCTCTGTATCTCCTCATTAATACACACTCATTCTGATTAGTCGATCCTGGTCttacaaataattaaacaacTGGAAAACATTTGAAAGATGAGATTTATTTCACGGTGTGATGTCGGTGGTAACGCCTCAGGGTTACTGAGCAGAAGGTTGTGAGTTCAAGCCCCCAGCTTTTCACCCTCTccgctccagggggcgctgacTCTGACCTCTGAAAACctggcggtgtgtgtgtgcgtgtgtgtgtgtgtgtgtgtgagagagagagacaaagatgaCTGCCTAAAACATTTAGGTGTTTCTGTGCCAAAAACCTGTACAAGACTGAAATAACCAAGATGAACAGATCAGACTGATGAAAAGTAAAAAGTCTAATGTGGAAGATTCCTGCAAATGACGGAGATTCTGCGATGCCGAGGAATTCTGCGTCCTGAGAAATACGAGTCCTCATCCTTCAGGATCTCGTGTGTAAAGTTAAACCGAACTTCATCTCTGTAAGGGGAAAAACAATCCGATGTTATAAATTAATCACAGACACTTTCAGGAATTCTGCTTCGGGTGTGAAATTTTCTTTCAGAGCAGAACCTTAATATATTCACTAATATTGGCACCCTTCTACCCTGTTTATAATGATATTAAAGATATTAAACACTTCCTACCTCAGTATATAGAGAGAGCGACGCTGTAGGAACAGATCCACGTGCTCTTCAGGGTTCTCCTCATGGACCAGACGCATGATGCTGTCGGACAAAAGACTCACACCGGCGATGGTGCTTCCGCAaaactgatcacacacacatacacatacacaaagagTGATCACACTACACTGTGCCATGGCCGCAGAAGAGCGGAATGCAGAATCAGAGTGGAACAGCAGACCTTCACGCTATCTACATGAGCCTTGATGAAACCGGTCTTGTCCAGATCCAGAACATGAACCGGGCCCAGTAGCGGACATCCCTGAGGGAAGGCCTGTGCCCTGATTCGCTCCACCACCGCGGCACACACACCGCCCCACTGCAGCCGCTCCGTCTCTCTGAACCCGTGGATCGCCTGCAGAGACAGAAAACAGAGAAGCTCTGAGTTTTGTACAGTATGGAGCAGTAGTGAGCTTCGTATTACATTCAGGTTCCTCTGTTCGTTAACGTAATGTGCgagtaactgtgtgtgtaaggaCACGCATGTAAAGAGTCCAGTAAGCAACGGTAACACAGTCACTGGTTTACTGTACGTACGTCCACTATCACACAAAATatcctcataaacaaagctgatGTCAAATCAAGGAGTAAAGATACGAAGCTAAGAGAGACGGTGAGATTTataaaagaaactttttctGTTAAAAACACAGTGACAGATGTTTACAGATGTTCACCCTGAGAATAAACACGGCTCATGAAGCACAGCCTCATCACAGGTTCCTGGAGAAAcccctgtcctgtcctgtcctgtctttctctctctctctctatctctctctcacacacacaggtgtgttaAAGAAGGGCAGGTTTCTCAGAATCTCCAGGAGCAGGGTGAAGACCTTGAACTGGTTCCTGCAGCAGAAAGTGCCTGGACCCTGTGATGTGACTCCTGATGGGTTCTCATAAGCCGTCCTGTCTGCCAGTGACGGAGAGAACCCAGCGGAACCCAGCGGAACCAGAGGAGGAGCGATGGAGGTGAAGTGCTCACATGGTCCCAGTGATCGAACTCGTATCTCTTCCTCTTCAGCCCCGGCTCGAGCTCGGTGAGGAAGgcctgctcctcctcctcactgATGAAGTTCTGGAGAACCTGGACGTGACCGCGTACTGCCCACAGAACCGCTGCAGAAGAGCCGCACATCCAGCTGTGTTCTCCATCCAGATGTCCTGCTGGAAGGCCACGCCCACCGCCTGGACTGTTCGATGCCCCTGTGTGACCCcggtggggggagggggaggtctcacacacacctgtccgGCCGAGCGCGCgcgccctcacacacacctccctcAGCGCGCGCATTACACCCCACATCACCTCACACCTGATGAAAGAGCTGCACGAGATGATCAGCGCGCGACCGACTTCACACACCACCTGGGCGGCGCCATTTTAAAAACAGCTAAGGATTGTGGGAATTGTAGTTGAAGGGATTTcacttatttaatcattttctttagattttagGTGTCGTTGTTTTCTTCGGAAATATCTTCTTAGATCCAGTAATAATCGAAGGAGTCTGAATTTTATTGATCTGAAATTTCCGAACATTGTGTTGAAGCTTCAGTGCAGTTCCAGTGGAGGCCACCAGGGGCGGTGTTCAGTCAGGTGCCGTAAACGAGCAGCGGGAACAGAAGAAGAAGTCAACCAGCGGCTCTGTGTTTtagcgccccctgctgtactgaagaggtttttattttaaggagaAATGGATTCAATTTCATTCGGGCTTTGACGCAAATCCGTCTGTCACGGTCATGTCCTTCACTCCAAGTCCCAGGTTTatattaaacactgagac
It includes:
- the gtf2f1 gene encoding general transcription factor IIF subunit 1, which codes for MIQTSITTEKTKTGRNTHSSPAGGATKHTHTHIHGEGQRRRAAGSLCVCVCCSGSAGVHFIRRRSDSEDQTAVMTSLASSGSSTEYTVRVPKNTSKRYSIMAFNAGDKVNCSTWTQARMERDLSNRRMYGEEETPEGAAGSEFGKKQREEARRKKFGIVTREFKVEDQPWILKVNGKAGRRFKGQKKGGVTENASYYIFTQCPDGAFEAFPVHAWYNFTPVAKHRTLTAEEAEEEWGRRNKVVNHFSIMLQRRLKEQEHGEEDEEEGEKGAKKKKKKKKGGQGGDLRIHDLDDDLELSSDNSESSGGEDGEGRSKSKKEDNSKAKGKKKKKKKGSDAEGHEDSDDGDFEGLEVDYMSDESSSEDEEPEKVKPSKGEDVPKGIDEASESEEESEEENKNEDEAKEEEEEEEGKKTPVQVEKKKKKDSSGESDTSEDSDIEGETASALFMAKKRTPPKRAGRGSAGSSRAGSRPGTPSIDHAATSNTLRAAATKLEQGKRQAASSSDTPAAKRLKMEPASQSPSGKSTPQPASGKSTPSSSDVQLTEEAVRRYLIRKPMTTKDLLKKFQTKRTGLSSEQTVNVLAQILKKLNPERKNINDKMHFYLTE
- the alkbh7 gene encoding alpha-ketoglutarate-dependent dioxygenase alkB homolog 7, mitochondrial, with protein sequence MWGVMRALREVCVRARALGRTGVCETSPSPHRGHTGASNSPGGGRGLPAGHLDGEHSWMCGSSAAVLWAVRGHVQVLQNFISEEEEQAFLTELEPGLKRKRYEFDHWDHAIHGFRETERLQWGGVCAAVVERIRAQAFPQGCPLLGPVHVLDLDKTGFIKAHVDSVKFCGSTIAGVSLLSDSIMRLVHEENPEEHVDLFLQRRSLYILRDEVRFNFTHEILKDEDSYFSGRRIPRHRRISVICRNLPH